In the genome of Triticum urartu cultivar G1812 chromosome 5, Tu2.1, whole genome shotgun sequence, one region contains:
- the LOC125555866 gene encoding 36.4 kDa proline-rich protein-like, with product MPSPIGAPPSRPGPPLLPAAPASTPAPKGCRPRPRAPSTLPRPCRSTPRHHRLLHDSSRTVPVGIAITRPPRRLVVSVLLLGLSSSSLVAPFPCATNLETVAGTPVVDYIDDEPFLPEQPDAGAPWSQTPPMTTPTALEVPTTTCRPPTTTRSSLGGSLAGGLRLFRSVSQFVLAILWKLV from the exons ATGCCCTCCCCCATCGGCGCCCCTCCATCCCGACCTGGTCCGCCCTTGCTCCCCGCGGCGCCGGCGAGCACGCCCGCGCCCAAGGGATGCCGCCCTCGTCCTCGCGCCCCATCCACTCTCCCCCGACCGTGCCGTTCAACGCCCCGCCACCATCGCCTCCTCCACGACAGCTCCCGCACCGTCCCCGTCGGCATCGCTATCACGCGTCCTCCCCGCCGCCTCGtcgtctccgtcctcctcctcgggcTTTCGTCCTCGAGCCTCGTCGCCCCGTTCCCCTGCGCCACAA ACCTTGAGACCGTTGCTGGTACCCCTGTGgtcgactacatcgacgacgaacccttcttgccagagcaaccag atgctggagcgccctggagccagacgccaccgatGACGACTCCTACTGCACTGGAGGTGCCCACTACTACGTGCAGACCGCCGACGacaaccaggagtagtttaggaggatcgctggcaggaggcctgcgcctctttcgatctgtctcccagtttgtgctagccatcttatggaaacttgtttaa